A part of Euryarchaeota archaeon genomic DNA contains:
- the rpoA2 gene encoding DNA-directed RNA polymerase subunit A'', with product MAKKEDKKEKKASAKPEKVEKKAKPATKDELRGAKKIEKKDDKKAAKEDAISKAGKKGKKGKAEEGPHVERDIAELQSIKGMEDDVAAGLYDAGFRTKADIKRASMEELLEVELLNEETIQQLKDQVIDVEQTIEEFTEIPGISKTKADALIEAGYKTIFDLQRATIEELAEVNGIGESLAELLKEHVGEYKPFKAPVSAAEELEFIASTGPEPARKMSALEKRVREIAKKAKIKLPENVVLELCTTIGDRRLSDERIKQLLEALNRQYSHNRIDPTEAAGIIGAQSIGEPGTQMTMRTFHYAGVAEINVTLGLPRLIEVVDARRVPSTPMMEVHLDLEHRASQEKAQQVAAEMEATHLIDIASVDTDLGTREVVIVPDEKKTKLKNITVDGIAEKLKKLKNSVVEVRGDRVVVKPVVESYKALMTLASEAKRSQIKGIADITRVVMRREEDGYVIYTEGSNLAKVIQIPGVDTTSTHTNNFREIYEVLGIEAARRAIMNEAHKTLSEQGLTVDIRHLMLVADVMTVDGNIRAIGRHGISGEKSSVLARAAFEITVNHLLEAALIGEVDPLEGVAENIIVGQPVSLGTGAVSLAMKPGSFTKMAARKKEWIPPPPPVIEAPPAEAAPAPEATDADSTEEAPDATEEEKEAQ from the coding sequence GTGGCAAAGAAAGAGGACAAGAAGGAAAAGAAGGCCTCCGCGAAACCAGAGAAGGTCGAAAAGAAAGCGAAGCCCGCAACGAAGGACGAACTGCGCGGCGCCAAGAAAATCGAAAAGAAGGACGACAAGAAGGCCGCCAAAGAGGACGCTATCTCGAAGGCGGGCAAGAAGGGAAAGAAGGGAAAGGCCGAAGAAGGACCTCACGTCGAGCGCGACATCGCCGAACTCCAATCCATCAAGGGGATGGAAGACGACGTCGCCGCCGGGCTCTACGATGCGGGCTTCCGCACAAAGGCGGACATCAAGAGGGCCTCGATGGAGGAACTCCTCGAAGTGGAGCTCCTAAACGAAGAGACCATCCAACAGCTCAAGGACCAGGTCATCGACGTCGAGCAGACGATCGAGGAGTTCACCGAGATCCCCGGCATCTCCAAGACCAAGGCCGACGCGTTGATCGAAGCGGGCTACAAGACCATCTTCGACCTCCAACGCGCGACGATCGAGGAACTCGCGGAAGTGAACGGCATCGGCGAATCGCTCGCCGAACTCCTCAAAGAGCACGTGGGCGAGTACAAGCCGTTCAAGGCACCGGTCTCCGCCGCGGAAGAGCTTGAATTCATCGCCTCGACCGGGCCGGAACCGGCCCGCAAGATGAGTGCTCTCGAGAAGAGGGTGCGCGAGATCGCCAAGAAGGCGAAGATCAAGTTGCCGGAGAACGTCGTCCTCGAACTCTGTACGACCATCGGGGATCGGCGACTCTCTGACGAACGCATCAAGCAACTCCTCGAGGCGTTGAACCGCCAATACTCGCACAACCGCATCGACCCGACCGAGGCCGCAGGGATCATCGGCGCCCAATCGATCGGCGAACCCGGCACCCAGATGACCATGCGTACTTTCCACTACGCCGGCGTCGCTGAGATCAACGTCACCTTAGGGCTTCCCCGCCTAATAGAGGTCGTTGACGCCCGACGCGTGCCGTCGACGCCGATGATGGAAGTACACCTCGACCTGGAGCACCGGGCGAGCCAGGAGAAGGCCCAACAGGTGGCGGCCGAGATGGAGGCGACGCACCTCATCGACATCGCCTCCGTCGACACGGACCTCGGTACTCGCGAGGTCGTCATCGTCCCGGACGAGAAGAAGACGAAGCTCAAGAACATCACGGTCGACGGGATCGCGGAGAAACTCAAGAAGCTCAAGAACTCCGTCGTCGAGGTACGCGGCGACAGGGTCGTCGTGAAGCCCGTCGTCGAGTCCTACAAGGCCCTGATGACGCTCGCAAGCGAGGCGAAACGCAGCCAGATCAAGGGGATAGCCGACATCACGCGCGTCGTGATGAGGCGCGAGGAGGACGGCTACGTCATCTATACGGAAGGCTCGAACCTCGCGAAGGTCATCCAGATCCCGGGCGTCGACACGACATCGACGCACACGAACAACTTCCGCGAGATCTACGAGGTCTTGGGGATAGAGGCCGCGCGCCGCGCCATCATGAACGAGGCCCACAAGACGCTGTCAGAGCAAGGTCTCACCGTCGACATCAGGCACTTGATGCTTGTCGCGGACGTGATGACCGTCGATGGAAACATCCGCGCGATCGGCAGGCACGGTATCTCGGGAGAGAAATCGTCGGTCCTTGCCCGCGCCGCGTTCGAGATCACCGTGAACCACCTCTTGGAGGCCGCCCTCATAGGCGAGGTCGACCCGCTGGAGGGAGTCGCCGAGAACATCATCGTGGGCCAACCCGTCTCCCTAGGTACCGGGGCCGTGAGCCTTGCGATGAAACCCGGCAGTTTCACGAAGATGGCCGCGAGGAAGAAGGAGTGGATACCGCCGCCACCGCCGGTAATCGAGGCGCCGCCCGCAGAGGCGGCGCCTGCGCCTGAAGCCACGGACGCCGACTCCACGGAGGAAGCGCCTGACGCGACCGAGGAAGAGAAGGAGGCACAATAG
- a CDS encoding 50S ribosomal protein L30e, whose protein sequence is MDVNRSLKVAATTGKVLIGTKETAEAIRAKKAKLIVLAANTPADWKTKIETEAKSHHIPVYNFTGTSVELGTVCGKPFSVAALSILEAGESDVLQLARAR, encoded by the coding sequence ATGGACGTCAACAGATCTTTGAAAGTGGCCGCAACGACCGGGAAAGTCCTCATCGGGACGAAGGAGACCGCCGAAGCCATTAGGGCCAAGAAAGCGAAGCTCATCGTCCTCGCCGCGAACACGCCTGCCGACTGGAAGACGAAGATCGAGACGGAAGCGAAGAGCCACCATATCCCCGTCTACAACTTCACGGGGACAAGCGTCGAACTCGGCACCGTCTGCGGAAAGCCCTTCAGTGTGGCGGCGCTTTCCATCCTTGAGGCCGGGGAAAGCGACGTGCTGCAGCTCGCCCGGGCGCGTTAG
- a CDS encoding NusA-like transcription termination signal-binding factor, which produces MESMRLIAAFQSMTQSSVRDCVDEPDRLVFVVDETDIGRAIGKGGAHLERVKNYFKRDVEIIAYNPDPATFVGNIFRRHDVQKVEIYDRGGGVKRATVTVDPRSKGKAIGKGGRNIKLARLLAERHHGILEVAVE; this is translated from the coding sequence ATGGAATCGATGCGTCTCATCGCGGCGTTCCAGTCGATGACCCAATCGAGCGTTAGGGACTGTGTCGACGAGCCCGACCGCTTGGTCTTCGTGGTCGACGAGACCGACATCGGCCGCGCGATCGGGAAGGGCGGAGCCCACCTCGAACGCGTCAAGAACTATTTCAAGCGCGATGTGGAGATAATCGCGTACAACCCCGACCCCGCGACGTTCGTCGGGAACATCTTCAGGCGCCACGACGTGCAGAAAGTAGAGATATACGACCGAGGCGGAGGCGTCAAGCGAGCGACCGTCACCGTCGACCCAAGGTCGAAGGGAAAGGCCATCGGCAAGGGTGGGCGGAACATCAAGCTCGCGAGGCTTCTCGCCGAGCGCCACCATGGCATTCTAGAAGTCGCGGTGGAGTAG